In Polynucleobacter sp. AP-Ainpum-60-G11, one DNA window encodes the following:
- the glnA gene encoding type I glutamate--ammonia ligase, which translates to MTKTVADVMKLVKEKECTFVDFRFVDTKGKEQHTTVPISAFDEDKFESGHAFDGSSIAGWKGIEASDMLLLPDPTACYIDPFYEEPTLVITCDVIEPSDGKGYDRDPRSIAKRAESYLKSTGLGDTAYFGPEPEFFIFDGVRWGADMQGCFVKVDSEEAPWSSAAEIEGGNTGHRPGKKGGYFPVAPVDTFQDMRSEMCLILESLGIPVEVHHHEVAGQGQNELGTKFSTLVERADWTIWQKYVVQNVAHAYGKTATFMPKPIVGDNGSGMHVHQSIWKNGENLFAGNGYAGLSEFALFYIGGIIKHAKALNAITNPGTNSYKRLVPGFEAPVKLAYSARNRSASIRIPHVSSPKGRRIETRFPDPLANPYLCFSALMMAGLDGVQNKIHPGEAADKNLYDLPPEEDAKIPTVCASLEEALEALNKDREFLTRGGVFTDSMIDAYIALKMEDVTRFRMTTHPIEFDMYYSL; encoded by the coding sequence ATGACGAAGACCGTCGCTGATGTGATGAAGTTAGTTAAAGAGAAAGAATGTACTTTCGTTGATTTCCGCTTTGTAGATACAAAGGGTAAAGAGCAGCACACAACAGTACCTATCTCTGCATTTGACGAAGACAAATTTGAGAGCGGTCATGCATTTGACGGTTCATCTATTGCTGGTTGGAAGGGTATTGAAGCTTCTGACATGTTGCTTTTGCCTGATCCAACAGCTTGCTATATCGATCCATTCTATGAAGAGCCAACATTGGTGATCACATGTGACGTGATCGAGCCATCTGATGGCAAAGGTTACGACCGTGACCCACGTTCGATTGCTAAGCGCGCTGAGTCTTATTTGAAGAGCACTGGCTTGGGTGATACAGCGTACTTTGGTCCAGAGCCAGAATTCTTTATTTTTGACGGCGTCCGTTGGGGTGCTGACATGCAGGGTTGTTTCGTTAAGGTAGATTCTGAAGAGGCTCCATGGTCTTCAGCTGCTGAAATCGAAGGTGGTAATACTGGTCACCGTCCAGGTAAAAAAGGCGGTTACTTCCCAGTTGCTCCAGTAGATACATTCCAGGACATGCGTTCTGAAATGTGTTTGATCCTTGAATCTTTAGGTATTCCTGTCGAAGTGCATCACCATGAAGTTGCTGGCCAAGGCCAAAACGAATTGGGTACTAAGTTCAGCACATTGGTAGAGCGCGCTGACTGGACTATCTGGCAGAAGTATGTTGTTCAAAACGTTGCACATGCTTATGGCAAAACTGCAACTTTCATGCCTAAGCCTATCGTTGGAGACAACGGTTCTGGTATGCACGTTCACCAATCCATTTGGAAGAACGGCGAGAACTTGTTTGCTGGTAACGGCTACGCTGGTTTGTCTGAGTTCGCATTGTTCTACATCGGCGGCATCATTAAGCACGCTAAAGCATTGAACGCGATTACCAATCCAGGTACAAACTCATACAAGCGTTTGGTTCCAGGCTTTGAGGCTCCAGTGAAGTTGGCTTACTCAGCACGCAACCGTTCTGCTTCTATTCGTATTCCACACGTTTCTAGCCCTAAGGGTCGTCGTATCGAGACTCGCTTCCCTGATCCATTGGCCAATCCATACCTCTGCTTCTCAGCATTGATGATGGCAGGCTTAGATGGTGTTCAGAACAAGATTCACCCAGGTGAAGCAGCTGATAAGAACTTGTATGACTTGCCACCAGAAGAAGATGCAAAGATCCCAACCGTTTGTGCAAGCTTGGAAGAAGCATTAGAAGCCTTGAACAAAGACCGTGAGTTCTTGACTCGTGGTGGCGTCTTTACTGATTCTATGATCGACGCATATATCGCTTTGAAGATGGAAGATGTCACACGTTTCCGTATGACTACTCATCCTATCGAATTCGATATGTACTACTCCCTGTAA
- a CDS encoding polysaccharide deacetylase family protein produces MPFKVSLTKLSVLIAFAISSSLGLAQESHCKKTVYLTFDTGNMSVAQNVADILNRQKIQATFFLANEKTSRGDFSLDDSWKSYWQERVREGHHFGSHTFDHLYFVKDGPSGEIFAKPQFGSKAGVMSLYNEASYCREIRRVDDRFQELTGSHIQKIWRAPGGKTSPRSIRMGSQCGYQHIGWSPAGFLGDELSSQTHPNQMLLDKASKQLQDGDITMAHLGIWSRKDPWAPAVLEQLIVNLKERGFCFATLPKQSK; encoded by the coding sequence ATGCCTTTTAAAGTCTCGCTTACAAAACTCTCAGTATTAATAGCCTTTGCGATAAGCTCTTCGCTTGGGCTTGCGCAAGAGTCGCATTGCAAAAAAACGGTTTATCTCACCTTTGATACCGGCAATATGTCGGTTGCGCAGAATGTTGCAGATATATTGAATCGTCAAAAAATCCAGGCTACTTTTTTTCTGGCTAATGAAAAAACCAGTCGAGGTGATTTTTCTCTAGATGATTCTTGGAAATCCTATTGGCAGGAACGTGTTCGTGAGGGCCATCACTTTGGCAGTCACACCTTTGACCACCTATATTTTGTCAAAGACGGCCCTAGCGGAGAGATCTTCGCCAAGCCACAGTTTGGATCTAAGGCGGGGGTAATGAGTCTATATAACGAAGCGAGCTATTGCCGAGAAATCAGGCGAGTGGACGATCGCTTTCAAGAGCTCACTGGAAGCCATATTCAAAAAATCTGGCGGGCGCCTGGTGGAAAAACCTCACCTCGCTCTATTAGGATGGGTAGTCAATGCGGCTATCAGCATATTGGATGGAGTCCGGCAGGGTTTTTGGGTGATGAGTTGAGTTCACAGACTCACCCCAATCAAATGCTATTAGATAAGGCTAGTAAGCAACTTCAAGATGGCGACATCACCATGGCCCATCTAGGCATTTGGTCGCGCAAAGATCCTTGGGCGCCAGCGGTCTTGGAGCAACTGATAGTGAATTTAAAAGAGCGTGGCTTTTGTTTTGCAACTCTGCCAAAACAAAGTAAATAA
- the ntrC gene encoding nitrogen regulation protein NR(I), whose amino-acid sequence MKPVWIVDDDQSIRWVLEKALTRENIPHKSFSNPNDVLDALEKDAPQVLISDIRMPRGNGLDLLQNVKESHPMLPVIIMTAYSDLDSAVSSFQGGAFEYLTKPFDIDKAVELIRRAIEQSERNQSGNKEMNGWRQDSTEIIGQAPAMQEVFRAIGRLAQSHSTVLITGESGTGKELVAQALHKHSPRAKGPFVAFSTAAVPKDLLESELFGHERGAFPGALTLRRGRFEQADGGTLFLDEIGDIPFDLQTRLLRALTDGHFYRVGGQDPIKANVRIIASTHQNLEARVAAGVFREDLLHRLNVIRLRMPALRERAQDIPVLARHFMLSCAKSLGVESKKLSDDVLKEISVMPFPGNVRQLENLCHWLTVMTPSNVIGVSDLPADILAEAGEQPVLLQGESNPSTPVVTKSGSVDWEGGLGRLAVKMLQDGDVEVYDVLCSKFEKAVLQAALEVTRGRRVEAAQRLGIGRNTITRKLQELGIDG is encoded by the coding sequence ATGAAACCCGTTTGGATCGTTGATGATGACCAATCTATTCGTTGGGTGTTAGAAAAGGCCCTAACTCGGGAGAATATTCCGCATAAAAGCTTCTCTAATCCAAATGATGTACTTGATGCTTTGGAGAAGGATGCTCCGCAAGTACTCATTTCTGATATTCGGATGCCGCGTGGAAATGGTTTAGATCTTTTGCAAAACGTAAAAGAAAGTCATCCTATGTTGCCGGTCATCATCATGACTGCATATTCCGATTTAGATTCAGCTGTCTCGTCTTTTCAGGGTGGTGCATTTGAATACCTTACCAAGCCATTTGATATTGATAAGGCTGTCGAGTTGATTCGTCGTGCAATTGAGCAGAGCGAGCGCAATCAATCTGGTAATAAAGAGATGAATGGTTGGAGGCAAGATTCTACCGAGATCATTGGCCAAGCACCAGCAATGCAAGAAGTCTTTAGGGCGATTGGCCGCCTGGCTCAATCTCATTCAACAGTGTTGATTACGGGTGAATCTGGAACTGGCAAAGAGTTGGTTGCACAAGCGTTGCATAAACACAGTCCACGCGCTAAAGGTCCATTTGTAGCATTTAGTACCGCTGCCGTACCCAAGGATTTACTAGAGTCCGAGTTATTCGGTCATGAGCGTGGCGCATTTCCTGGAGCATTGACCTTACGTCGTGGACGCTTTGAGCAGGCGGATGGCGGTACTTTATTCTTGGATGAAATTGGTGATATCCCTTTTGATTTACAGACTAGACTGTTGCGTGCATTAACGGATGGCCATTTTTATCGCGTTGGTGGACAGGATCCAATTAAAGCCAATGTTCGTATCATTGCTTCGACCCATCAAAACTTAGAAGCTCGAGTAGCTGCAGGCGTCTTCCGCGAGGATTTATTGCATCGCTTAAATGTCATTCGCTTGCGGATGCCAGCATTGCGTGAGCGTGCTCAAGATATTCCCGTTCTGGCACGACATTTTATGTTGTCTTGCGCCAAGTCTTTAGGCGTAGAGTCTAAAAAACTCTCTGATGATGTCTTAAAAGAGATCAGCGTCATGCCATTTCCAGGAAATGTGCGTCAATTAGAAAATCTGTGTCACTGGTTAACGGTGATGACGCCATCAAATGTCATTGGTGTCAGTGATTTACCTGCCGACATTTTGGCTGAGGCGGGTGAGCAACCCGTTTTATTGCAAGGTGAATCCAATCCCTCGACTCCAGTTGTCACAAAGTCTGGCTCAGTGGATTGGGAGGGTGGTTTAGGGCGCTTAGCAGTCAAAATGCTACAGGATGGTGATGTGGAGGTATATGACGTTCTCTGCTCTAAATTTGAGAAAGCTGTTCTACAAGCAGCCCTAGAGGTAACGCGTGGAAGACGCGTAGAAGCTGCTCAGCGACTAGGTATTGGTCGAAACACGATCACCCGTAAATTGCAGGAGCTGGGCATCGATGGCTGA
- a CDS encoding molybdopterin-binding protein, which produces MVEALKQASIDVPEVKARRFGLIVIGDEILSGRRQDKHMSKLIELLNERGLSLSWAKYVADDPEQITATLKDSFASGDVVFSTGGIGATPDDHTRQCAALALGTKTELHPTAQELIAGRIQSMAEGDPIKADLSTPENQHRFKMGEFPIGSDIIPNPYNQIPGFCIREHYFVPGFPVMAAPMMAWCLDHHYQNLFHRENWAEQSFIVPKGIESTLTPLMERIEASFPGVKVFSLPSVGDPSKGGVYAERHIELGIKGNANLLESAWIALRAGTEALGYGIHDIAKPK; this is translated from the coding sequence ATGGTTGAGGCATTAAAGCAGGCGAGTATTGATGTGCCCGAAGTCAAGGCACGTCGCTTTGGTTTGATTGTGATTGGTGATGAAATTTTGTCTGGTCGCCGCCAAGACAAGCACATGAGTAAATTGATTGAGCTTTTAAATGAGCGGGGCTTGAGTTTGTCCTGGGCTAAATATGTAGCGGATGATCCGGAGCAAATTACTGCGACGCTGAAGGACAGTTTTGCTAGCGGCGACGTCGTTTTTAGTACGGGCGGAATTGGTGCGACTCCTGACGATCACACGAGACAGTGTGCTGCTTTGGCGCTGGGCACTAAAACGGAATTGCATCCCACTGCTCAAGAGCTCATTGCTGGGCGTATTCAGTCGATGGCAGAGGGTGACCCGATCAAAGCGGACCTAAGCACTCCTGAAAATCAACATCGCTTCAAGATGGGTGAGTTCCCAATTGGTAGCGACATCATCCCTAATCCCTATAACCAGATTCCTGGTTTTTGCATTCGGGAACACTATTTTGTTCCTGGCTTTCCGGTAATGGCTGCCCCCATGATGGCCTGGTGTCTTGATCATCACTATCAAAACCTGTTTCATCGTGAAAATTGGGCTGAGCAGAGCTTTATTGTTCCGAAAGGAATTGAATCCACATTGACACCCTTAATGGAGCGTATTGAAGCATCTTTTCCCGGCGTTAAGGTCTTTAGCCTTCCTTCGGTTGGCGACCCCTCAAAGGGCGGTGTTTACGCTGAACGCCATATCGAATTGGGGATTAAGGGTAATGCCAATCTGTTAGAAAGCGCTTGGATTGCTTTGCGTGCCGGTACTGAGGCCCTGGGTTATGGAATTCACGATATTGCCAAGCCTAAATAA
- a CDS encoding sterol desaturase family protein: protein MDSNPLLAAIASAYASLQEFLFANVAGPILYQFDLMSMAEDVFDGIDWFLFGCIQILLIAVILRTWERISPAEMQERFSKNSRADIFYTLFHRLGIFHGLIFLALSGFFFQIDSVLHDFRFARLNVESWWPPVTSIPLVSFCIYFVLLDFVEYLYHRASHTFNWWWQLHALHHSQTVMTAWSDDRNHILDSILHAVVFAFFALLFGVSPSQFILLVVLSQFIQSWQHANLKIHLGAFKYLLVSPMYHRMHHAVGYGHEAKGKPGVLGGCNFGVLFPWWDMIFNTAIFPKEVHPTGVRDLTISPNVLHQQWQGLMHSVREIFPRAK from the coding sequence ATGGATTCCAATCCTTTATTAGCCGCCATTGCCTCAGCCTACGCTAGCTTGCAGGAGTTCTTGTTTGCAAATGTGGCAGGCCCTATTTTGTACCAGTTCGATTTGATGTCAATGGCCGAGGATGTCTTTGATGGCATTGATTGGTTCTTATTCGGTTGTATTCAAATCCTGCTAATTGCAGTTATTCTGCGTACTTGGGAAAGAATCTCTCCAGCCGAGATGCAGGAGCGTTTTTCCAAGAACTCTCGGGCAGATATTTTTTACACACTCTTTCATCGCTTGGGCATTTTTCACGGCTTGATTTTTTTAGCCTTGTCGGGATTTTTCTTTCAGATTGATTCTGTACTCCATGATTTTCGTTTTGCTAGGTTGAATGTGGAGTCATGGTGGCCTCCAGTGACTTCCATTCCCTTAGTCAGCTTTTGCATTTATTTTGTGCTGCTAGACTTTGTTGAGTACTTGTATCACCGTGCTTCACATACCTTTAATTGGTGGTGGCAATTGCACGCTTTGCATCACAGTCAAACCGTCATGACTGCTTGGTCAGATGATCGCAATCACATTCTCGATAGCATCTTGCACGCAGTAGTGTTTGCCTTTTTTGCCTTGTTATTTGGCGTATCCCCAAGTCAATTTATTTTGCTGGTGGTATTGAGTCAATTTATTCAGAGTTGGCAACACGCCAATCTAAAGATTCATCTTGGGGCTTTTAAATACCTATTGGTATCGCCGATGTATCACCGGATGCATCATGCGGTTGGTTATGGGCATGAAGCCAAAGGCAAGCCAGGGGTTCTGGGTGGCTGCAACTTTGGCGTCTTGTTTCCGTGGTGGGACATGATTTTTAATACCGCAATCTTCCCGAAAGAAGTTCATCCTACTGGAGTAAGGGATTTGACTATCTCACCGAATGTATTGCATCAGCAGTGGCAGGGTCTGATGCATTCAGTGCGGGAAATTTTCCCAAGAGCAAAATAA
- a CDS encoding cytochrome D1 domain-containing protein, with protein MHTYINKAKFGTFLALIVFNLAGLQSIACAQTSTAADSKAEPKLAVVLNSGEATVSLIDMPTRKVIKTVPVGKEPHHLMITPDQKTLLIANAAGNDVALMNPTTGELTGKIPNIIDPYQIGYSPNHKWFVANGNRLDRVDVYHAQGADLKLAKSIKLGKTPSHVAFTADSKIAFITLQDSNELAAIDLDTQTVIWKMTTGKVPAGVWMTPGDQYLLVGITGEDNVQVIDWKNRKEVKRIFTGKGAHNFRPLGDKKHVFVSNRIASTISMINMQTLEKVGDITGLPAGPDDMEITPDGKTLWVTFRFSKKAGVIDIPSMKLMTVIPVGKSPHGVFFTPRAGWE; from the coding sequence ATGCATACCTACATTAATAAAGCCAAATTTGGCACTTTTTTAGCCTTAATCGTTTTTAACCTTGCGGGGCTTCAAAGTATTGCTTGCGCCCAAACTTCGACTGCTGCTGACTCCAAGGCTGAGCCTAAGTTGGCGGTAGTGTTGAATTCCGGTGAGGCGACGGTGAGCTTGATCGACATGCCCACCCGCAAAGTGATTAAAACTGTTCCTGTCGGCAAGGAACCTCATCACTTGATGATTACCCCCGATCAAAAGACGCTGCTGATTGCAAATGCAGCAGGTAATGACGTTGCTCTCATGAATCCTACAACGGGTGAGTTAACTGGGAAGATTCCGAACATTATTGATCCATACCAAATTGGGTACTCGCCGAATCATAAGTGGTTTGTAGCAAACGGTAATCGTTTAGATAGAGTGGATGTCTACCACGCTCAAGGCGCGGATCTGAAGTTGGCAAAGTCTATTAAGTTGGGTAAGACGCCAAGTCACGTCGCATTCACAGCAGATAGCAAGATTGCATTTATTACGCTGCAAGATTCAAATGAATTGGCAGCAATTGATTTAGATACTCAGACTGTCATTTGGAAAATGACGACAGGTAAGGTGCCTGCTGGCGTTTGGATGACGCCTGGGGATCAATATCTGTTAGTGGGTATTACTGGTGAAGATAACGTTCAAGTGATCGACTGGAAGAATCGCAAAGAAGTGAAGCGCATCTTTACCGGAAAGGGTGCTCATAACTTCCGCCCATTAGGTGATAAAAAGCATGTGTTCGTCAGCAACCGCATTGCGTCGACTATCAGCATGATCAATATGCAGACCTTGGAAAAGGTGGGCGACATTACTGGCTTGCCTGCAGGCCCAGATGATATGGAAATTACACCGGATGGAAAAACGCTGTGGGTTACATTCCGTTTCTCTAAGAAGGCTGGAGTGATAGATATCCCATCCATGAAGTTGATGACTGTAATCCCAGTCGGAAAATCTCCGCATGGTGTGTTCTTTACCCCACGCGCTGGATGGGAATAA
- a CDS encoding EI24 domain-containing protein, translated as MQQVFKSFGLALVGTMHPRMLWLSLRPFLIVSVLWGCLIWLTWTPALEMLSIFLTTSIFTSWIQDGLIWAGFENARAWIAPLFFVMLLIPLISISLLVFIAFTTVPTIVKIVTRQHAYKDIERKKGGGLFGSFIYTIWSALICLALVMLTLPVWWIPPLVAVLPPLLWGWLTMRLMAYDVLAQHASSEERDMLLNQHRWPLLAMGIVSGMLGAVPTFFWATSALALVLFPIVSFVALWIYSLIFVFAALWFTHYLLDALKELRRNELDQSLNIEARVIDMELPYHG; from the coding sequence ATGCAGCAAGTATTTAAGTCTTTTGGCTTGGCTTTAGTTGGCACCATGCATCCCAGAATGCTTTGGTTAAGTTTGCGCCCATTTTTAATTGTCTCGGTTTTATGGGGATGCTTAATTTGGCTAACCTGGACTCCAGCACTAGAGATGCTCAGCATTTTCCTGACAACCTCTATATTTACAAGTTGGATCCAGGATGGTTTGATCTGGGCTGGATTTGAAAATGCCCGCGCATGGATCGCGCCACTCTTTTTCGTGATGTTGTTGATCCCATTAATCTCGATCAGTTTATTGGTGTTCATCGCATTCACTACTGTGCCAACAATCGTCAAAATAGTGACACGACAACACGCCTATAAAGATATTGAGCGTAAAAAGGGTGGTGGTTTGTTCGGTAGTTTTATTTACACCATCTGGTCCGCCTTAATCTGCTTGGCATTGGTGATGTTGACTCTGCCCGTATGGTGGATCCCACCATTGGTAGCTGTATTACCCCCATTGCTCTGGGGTTGGTTGACGATGCGTTTGATGGCGTATGACGTTCTCGCTCAGCATGCGAGCTCGGAGGAGCGCGATATGCTCTTAAATCAACATCGTTGGCCACTGCTAGCCATGGGAATTGTTTCTGGGATGCTTGGGGCTGTACCTACTTTTTTTTGGGCAACCTCAGCACTGGCTTTGGTTTTATTTCCGATTGTCAGTTTTGTTGCGCTTTGGATTTATTCTTTGATCTTTGTATTTGCAGCCTTGTGGTTTACGCATTACTTACTAGACGCACTAAAAGAATTACGTAGAAATGAGTTGGATCAATCTTTAAACATTGAAGCACGTGTAATTGATATGGAGCTCCCGTACCATGGTTGA
- the glnL gene encoding nitrogen regulation protein NR(II), with protein MLSAGLLRNSFKGAASAAPFFPTLLDQMPNAIVVFEAENQQLVYVNPAAESALDLSRKSLEGQSVHNLFGDNAFIKRMIEEVKAGHVSAQRQEMVLHSLPGSIHQESIPAHVVVASLEDPTLIMMEWFPIDQQLRSERDERVTQQVEANKQLMRNLAHEIKNPLGGIRGAAQLLEFELPEKGLREYTQVIIKESDRLQNLVDRLLAPHRKAHAMESFNVHEALERVRSLVLAEFPKGLRIIRNYDTSLPEVLGDREQLIQAVLNIAHNAAQALSEEIAQGNAQIELKTRVARSVTISKHRYKMAMDLHVIDNGPGIPEDIRERIFFPLVSGRDGGSGLGLTLAQTFVQQHQGFIACDSRPGRTDFHIQIPYRRQEKVL; from the coding sequence ATGTTGAGCGCAGGTCTGTTGCGCAATTCGTTCAAAGGGGCAGCTTCGGCTGCTCCTTTTTTTCCGACATTGCTTGATCAGATGCCCAATGCCATCGTGGTATTTGAGGCTGAGAACCAACAATTGGTTTACGTGAACCCCGCTGCAGAGTCAGCGTTGGATCTCTCACGCAAATCACTTGAGGGTCAGTCTGTGCACAATCTGTTTGGTGATAATGCCTTCATTAAGCGCATGATTGAAGAGGTTAAAGCAGGGCATGTATCGGCCCAGCGCCAAGAGATGGTTTTACATTCCTTGCCTGGCAGTATTCATCAAGAATCAATTCCTGCGCATGTGGTCGTAGCTAGTCTTGAAGACCCAACTCTGATCATGATGGAGTGGTTTCCGATTGATCAACAGTTGCGTAGCGAGCGCGATGAGCGCGTGACCCAACAAGTCGAAGCAAATAAGCAGTTAATGCGTAACTTAGCGCATGAAATTAAAAACCCTTTAGGTGGTATTCGTGGTGCTGCGCAATTGCTGGAGTTTGAGCTTCCAGAAAAAGGCTTACGTGAATACACTCAAGTCATTATTAAAGAATCAGATCGATTGCAGAATTTAGTCGATCGGTTGTTGGCGCCACATCGTAAAGCACATGCCATGGAGTCGTTTAATGTCCATGAGGCTTTAGAGCGCGTACGTAGTTTGGTCTTGGCAGAGTTTCCGAAGGGCTTGCGGATTATCCGTAATTACGACACCAGCCTTCCAGAGGTTTTGGGTGATCGTGAGCAGTTGATTCAGGCAGTCTTGAATATTGCCCATAACGCCGCTCAAGCGCTTTCAGAAGAGATTGCCCAAGGCAATGCTCAAATTGAATTGAAGACGCGGGTGGCACGCTCAGTCACCATCTCAAAGCACCGTTACAAAATGGCCATGGACTTACATGTGATTGATAACGGCCCTGGTATTCCGGAGGATATTCGTGAGCGTATTTTCTTTCCATTAGTTTCTGGCAGAGATGGTGGCAGCGGTCTTGGCCTCACTCTCGCGCAAACCTTTGTACAGCAGCATCAAGGCTTCATAGCCTGTGACAGTCGTCCAGGTCGGACTGACTTCCATATTCAAATTCCTTATCGTAGGCAGGAGAAAGTATTATGA